In the Orcinus orca chromosome 19, mOrcOrc1.1, whole genome shotgun sequence genome, GTCCACATCCTCAGGCTCCCGTGTCCACATGGCAGGACTCGCCCACGCGAGGCTGGACACCCAGCCACAACCAGTCTCTGCCTGGTTTGGGCCTGGGAGACTCTGAGCCAGTTGGCAGATGCCTTTCCCCAGCCCAGAGATGCCCGCCGAGCCTCGAGGCCATAATACTGTAGCCAGTCGCTCTAGCACCTTGGATCTATTGCCCTGACCCTCTGGGGTCCCTGGGGTTGGGGGCACCGGGCTGCACAACCAAGGAGAGAGTGAGTGGAGAAGGACAGGGCGGGGAGGGTGGAGTCaggctgggccccaccccagggtAGGCTGGAAGGGCACCggtcacccccaccccagcccagcctggcgcTCCAACTCCCCGGCATGGCcagtgggaggaggagaaggggaccGGCCGTGCTTGGGGCGGGGTGGAGACTAAAGCTGGGGCGTTTGGCTGAAGAGTCTAGCGGGGAACCTCCTCTCCGGGGTgtacagggggaggggaggcagcccAAACTCTTCCTGCACAAAAATGTAAGAGGAGAGTCTCCAGACTGAGCAGACCACAGGACCCGTagaggaggggtggggacagaCAACGGCCCCGGGGCAAGCCATGCCCACTCGCACCACACGCTCCCATCCAGCTCTGACGGGCTGATCATCTAGTGGCCCCCGCCCTGGCACCGGGGCTGGCCTTCCACGAATGCACACGTGCTTTAGAGCCACTCAGAGACAGGTGGCTTAGGGGCCTCGGGACCCCTCAGAATTGATGTTCTGAGTCACTCTCTTGGCCTTCCAGGTGCCTCCAGGCCATACCCTCTGCGGCAGAGTGGGGACAGACTTTCAAGGGAGATGACCGCATGGTCCTTGCTCCCGGGAAGCGGCTGGGGAGCTGCAGGGCTGGCAACTGTGAGGACCTCGTGGTCCCACCGTGGGTGTGGCAACTTGCAACTCTTTTTGGTATGGGGATAGGAGCCCCTGTTAtctgtggagagagagacagaaacagacctCAGATAAGGGCCTTCGCACACAGCATTTTAAGTCAGGACCAAATATTCTGACCACTTACCCTCTCTAGGCAGACCGATGATCAGGGATGGGGACGCCGGCCCCAAACTCTAAACCAGACTTCCTCCCAAACCCACCCCTGCCCAGCCATGCAGGGTAAAGGCCATAGATACCAAAAGGGGGCGGCCGTGTTTGCTGGGCTCGTGGGATGCCAGGATGCAGAGTCAGGGCAGGGATGGGCCAACAGCGTTGCCAGTTTGACAGCAGCCTTGGGCTCCCCATGATGGCTTTTTGAACGTGACAGCTCTGCTCTCAAGGCCACTGTTGGCCCTGTTGAGAGTATCTGCTCGTTTCTGGTTACAAGGTTCAGGGACCAGTAGGTAAGACATCTGTCTTGAGGGCCTGGGCATTTGGTGAGATGACCGGCTGCCACACCCTCCACCCCACGGGAGTCACCTTGCCCTCCCTAGCTCTAGAGCCTCACAGACCAGGGATCAGGCCCAGCTCTGCACTGAGCGGCGGCAGGACCATGGGTGAGCTACTCGAAGCCTCTGAACCTCCACttgctcacctgtaaaatgggggtgatacaGCCCCTGCACATGAGAGGACTTGTGCAAGGGCAACTCCAGTACCCAGGCGATGGGAGGGCTCAAAACGTCCCGGCCGTGGTTACTATGACTACTGGGTCTCATCCATACGAAGACACCCATTTTCCTGCGTTCTGACTTCTTCAAAATTGAGGTGCATTTGACACCAGCAAAGTACACAGGCAGCTTCTTTTTCCGAATTGGGGGTGAATACGCGGGGCCTCTTGGAATTGACGGCGACCTAGTTATTATCCCCCACCCGAAAAGGCAGACAGATCCacgcccaccccagggccttccAAGCCCTATCTTCCCATCCCCACCGAGGCTCTGGGCACTCACAACTCTGTGTCCTCCAGGGCCGGCGGGCGCTCCAGCGCCTGCCTCCGCCTCCGCACGGCCCCCATGATCTTCTTGCGGGGTCCCAGGGGGACGTTGATGCTGCGGAGGTCGAGGTCCGAGCACAGCATGAGTGCCTCGAGGTCGATCTTCTCCTGCCGCAGGATGGTGGTGAAGGCCTCCATGTGCAGGGAGGCCAGGAACGTCTCCAGCGGGCTCGTCTCGGGCTCCAGGTCTTCATCCAGGCCCAAGTCCAGCTCGTCCCAGGGCAGCTCCTCCCCGCAGCTGCGGTCCTGCAGGCTGTTGGCACTGCCCAGGCTGTCGTCGTCGAGGCTGGGGGAGCTCTGAAGCCGACCCCGCGGCGTGCCCGCGCCGTCCAGCGCCGCGTCCTCGCGGCCCAGGCCGTGCAGCCCGCTGCTCAGGTAGTTCCTGCGGAACACCATGGTGCCCAGGCCCGGGCGGGTAAACAGGGAGTCGTGGCCTGAGTCGGTGCTGACCTCCGAGCGCGCAGGCTCGGCCGCCAGTGTGGCACGGGAGACGCTGTCCTCGTCGGAGAGGAACATGTCCCTGAGCGGGGCGCGGCCCCACTCCTTGGGGTTGGCGTAGGTGCCCTGGCGCACAAACATCACGTCACTGCCCAGCTGCAGGCCCGAGAGCGAGCGCACGCTCTTGCGGCCGTCCTCGGAGATCTTGAAGGTGCCTTCGCCGCCCTGCTTGCGCCGCTCCAGCTTCTTCTGGATCTTGGTCTTGCCCTTGGCGGTGCCGTGCAGCGTGGCCTGCGAGTAGGGCAGGTGGCTGCCGAGCGCCAGATGATGCAGCCGGCGGCTCAGGGTGCTGGACGTGATGCTGGAGAAGCTGAGTGTGTCCGAGCGCTCGGCCAGCTCGCGCCGGTAACGCCGTTCCATGCGCTCGTGGTGCTTGCGCTGCATCTTAGCGCACTCGCGAATGCGCCGCTCCGCCTCGCGGAAGGCCTTGTCCTTCAGCTTGCCCACCAGCTTGGGGTTGAGGCTGCTCTGCTTGGCCGCGATGGAGTCCAGGTAGCGCACGCATTCCATGTGGCCCTTCATGGCGGCCATGTCCAGCGGCGTGTGGTAATCGTTGTCCAGGCACCAGATGTTGGCCCCGAAGGACACCAGGAAGGAGAGGCAGTGCAGGTGGCCATTGGAAGCTGCCAGGTGCAGGGGCGTGTTGCCCCAAATGTCACACTTGTCCGGGTCACCCCTGCAGGGAGGACACGCGGGGAGGGATGACGAGCCATCGCAAGGTCAGGCAGGCAGTCGGCAGCGGCTGCCGGTGGGGGGAGCGCCCAGCCTGGATGAGCTTCCCCACAGGCACACCAGAGGGACTCGACGGCCTGAGACCTCTCCTCTGACTCCGGGAGACACGCCGCCGGGAGCCACCGGGCGCAGCTCGAGCGAGCCCAGGGTTAAAGATGGCTCCAGGCTCGCAGTGGGTGGGGCGACAAAGaaggcggggccggggcggggccttCCCCAAGAGAACTGAGGGCTGGGAATCTCAGGGGATAAATATTTAATGTCCAGAGAGAAAGGAGTGAATTATTCATGGAGCCCGGCGGGGAGCTGGCCCAGAGAGGTGGTGGGCCAGGGCCGAGTCTGGGTCTCTAGGCAGGCACGGCGGTGAGTGGGGCTGCCAGTGCAGGAGTGACCGAAAAAGAGGACGAGAGGGTCGTGTGTGCTGGGCCTGAGCCCTGGGGGAGTGTGTGAGGGTGCGTGCCTGCGTGTCGCCGGGCACGGCCACGTCTGCAGGGAGCAGGGCCAGGCCTGGCAAGGCCGCATGTGAGAGCAGGTGTCGGGTCTTGGCCTGGGCCAGGAGGGGAGCATGGGGGCAGCCAggactggaggggaggggaagggcagccTGCAGCCTGGGCCCAGCTGCCCTCCCCTCCCGGGGCGGCCCCATCTTCGGGAGCGCTGTGAGGCGGCTGGCTCAGGCAGGTCCAAGGGACCCACGCAGCCCCCTCCAACACCCTCCGCGCCAGACTGTGCCCCCCTTGGGCACCCTCCCCCTGGCTCCTCCAAGCTTGCGCCTCCCTCAGGGACCTAGCTCAGGCCCTCTGCCCCACTCTAATGAGGGGGCCACCCCACagggctgaaggaagaatcacttcaTTGTCTCAGCAGCTCCTGCCCACACTCCCCAGTCCCCAACCCCCCGcattcccctccccacttccctcactGGTCTTCAAGTCCTTCTAGACAGGAGCTACTGGGCATCTGGCCCACACCCCATCAAGCACCAGCCCTCACCCTCTGTAGGAGCTGGGGGGGTTGGTGCACCAAGGGGGGCCCCCCAGTCCCCTCCTCCCACGAATCTCTCCGGGGGGGAGCAGAATGGCAGATCACTGTGCGCCCTCTTCGCATGGACAGGGGCCAGGCTCGGCGTCTCGGGGCATGGTTCAGCTGCCTGATCTCAGGGGCTGCTTCCACCTGTTGCTGGGCCCGGGGAGCAGCTGTGGAGGGAGGGCAAAGGCGGGTTCCCCACCTACCCCATGCTCAAACCACAGGCCAGCTCCTGGCGCCAGGCCAGCCGGGCCCCTTTCCCTCCACCAGGATTTCCCAGGGCCTGAGATGTTCATGTTAACCCTCCTGGGGCACCTCGTACATCCCTCTTCCTTGTCCAGGCCTCCCTGGTCCCCAGGTCAACCTGACTTCTCTTTATTAAACCGCTGGGGCTGGCAAGTTGTCCACAGGGTCATTCAGCCGTAGGGAGCCCATGTCAGTGGCCCCGGACGCCACATTCCTCAACTGCTACTTCCTAACCCCTTCCCTGGCCCTGACACCTGGATTCAATGCCCACTCCTCCCCGCAAACAACTCCAAAGGGAGGGTGATGGAGgccgtggtgggggaggggcatagAGGGAGTTCATGGGGTGGCTGAACCGAGTGACATTTGGCGCTGTGGACAGTGCCCACAAGTCTCAGGGACGAGCAGGGAGAGAGCTGTGTGGAATCCAGTGTGTGGGGAGGTGTGGGCGCCGGCTGGACCCCTTGGACcacaggctgggggtgggcagtgaAGAGCTTCTCCTTTCCCAGCCCCCCTTCCGGCCCCTCTGAGGCTTCTGCTCTTTCTCTCCCAGTCTCACTATGCCCTTCACTCTTGCTTCCTGGTGCTACCCACCCAGGAGATCCCTCCCACCTTCTCCTCACTCTGAAGCCCCTCCCACAACCATGAACCCCCAAGTCCCAGTCCCTCTCCTCCTAGCCCCGCATCCAGGTCACAAATGTCACAGGCCTCAGTTTGTTTCCTCCTCCCACGACTGTCAATCTCCAAGGTTCCACCTTAGGGTCTGTCCTAGGGAAGAGGGTGGCACAGcggaggtgggggggggagatGCCATGGAGTTGAGAGGGGGTGTCTCAGGGGCCTAGAGCGGCCCTGAGACTCTCAGTCCTCCCCGGCGGGGCTTGGGCGGGGACAGTGGAATACTCACCCTCGACTCACGATGAGGCGCAGTGACTCCAGGTTGCCGTGGTAAGCAGCCCAGAGGGTAGGGGTCATGCCATCCTCGTCGGGGGCGTTCAGCTCCTTCCTGGTGGCCTCCTTGAGAAGTTCCAGGTAGCCGTCCCGAGCCGCCCGGTGGTACTGGTCGTTCATGGCGCCTGACTTGGACGGGAcgggcaggggacacggggaaATGCCCCCCGCGGG is a window encoding:
- the USH1G gene encoding pre-mRNA splicing regulator USH1G isoform X1; translation: MNDQYHRAARDGYLELLKEATRKELNAPDEDGMTPTLWAAYHGNLESLRLIVSRGGDPDKCDIWGNTPLHLAASNGHLHCLSFLVSFGANIWCLDNDYHTPLDMAAMKGHMECVRYLDSIAAKQSSLNPKLVGKLKDKAFREAERRIRECAKMQRKHHERMERRYRRELAERSDTLSFSSITSSTLSRRLHHLALGSHLPYSQATLHGTAKGKTKIQKKLERRKQGGEGTFKISEDGRKSVRSLSGLQLGSDVMFVRQGTYANPKEWGRAPLRDMFLSDEDSVSRATLAAEPARSEVSTDSGHDSLFTRPGLGTMVFRRNYLSSGLHGLGREDAALDGAGTPRGRLQSSPSLDDDSLGSANSLQDRSCGEELPWDELDLGLDEDLEPETSPLETFLASLHMEAFTTILRQEKIDLEALMLCSDLDLRSINVPLGPRKKIMGAVRRRRQALERPPALEDTEL
- the USH1G gene encoding pre-mRNA splicing regulator USH1G isoform X2 — protein: MNDQYHRAARDGYLELLKEATRKELNAPDEDGMTPTLWAAYHGNLESLRLIVSRGGDPDKCDIWGNTPLHLAASNGHLHCLSFLVSFGANIWCLDNDYHTPLDMAAMKGHMECVRYLDSIAAKQSSLNPKLVGKLKDKAFREAERRIRECAKMQRKHHERMERRYRRELAERSDTLSFSSITSSTLSRRLHHLALGSHLPYSQATLHGTAKGKTKIQKKLERRKQGGEGTFKISEDGRKSVRSLSGLQLGSDVMFVRQGTYANPKEWGRAPLRDMFLSDEDSVSRATLAAEPARSEVSTDSGHDSLFTRPGLGTMVFRRNYLSSGLHGLGREDAALDGAGTPRGRLQSSPSLDDDSLGSANSLQDRSCGEELPWDELDLGLDEDLEPETSPLETFLASLHMEAFTTILRQEKIDLEALMLCSDLDLRSINVPLGPRKKIMGAVRRRRQALERPPALEDTEL